A single window of Taeniopygia guttata chromosome 1, bTaeGut7.mat, whole genome shotgun sequence DNA harbors:
- the PRMT8 gene encoding protein arginine N-methyltransferase 8 isoform X2, which translates to MGMKHSSRCLLLRRKMAENAADSTEVCTIPSQPPQPTVVPKPVQSVIHVPLQPSCPGRGKMAKLINPEEMTSRDYYFDSYAHFGIHEEMLKDEVRTLTYRNSMYHNKHVFKDKIVLDVGSGTGILSMFAAKAGAKKVYGIECSSISDYSEKIIKANHLDNSKVEEVELPVDQVDIIISEWMGYCLFYESMLNTVIFARDKWLKPGGLMFPDRAALYVVAIEDRQYKDFKIHWWENVYGFDMTCIRDVAMKEPLVDIVDPKQVVTNACLIKEVDIYTVKTEELEFTSAFCLQIQRNDYIHALVTYFNIEFTKCHKKMGFSTAPDAPYTHWKQTVFYLEDYLTVRRGEEIYGTISMKPNAKNVRDLDFTVDLDFKGQLCEMSVSNDYKMR; encoded by the exons GTTTGCACCATTCCATCCCAGCCTCCTCAGCCTACTGTTGTTCCAAAGCCTGTTCAGTCTGTCATCCATGTTCCATTGCAACCAAGCTGCCCGGGCCGAGGCAAGATGGCAAAGCTCATCAATCCAGAAGAGATGACATCCAGGGATTATTACTTTGATTCCTATGCTCACTTTGGAATTCATGAG GAAATGTTAAAAGATGAAGTGCGCACATTAACTTATAGAAACTCAATGTATCACaataaacatgtttttaaagatAAGATTGTCCTCGATGTTGGAAGTGGCACGGGAATCCTCTCCATGTTTGCTGCAAAGGCAGGAGCCAAGAAGGTATATGGG atTGAATGCTCAAGTATATCCGACTACTCAGAAAAAATTATCAAGGCCAACCACTTGGACAACA GTAAAGTGGAAGAAGTTGAATTACCCGTGGATCAAGTAGACATCATAATCAGCGAGTGGATGGGTTACTGTCTGTTCTATGAGTCAATGTTAAACACAGTCATCTTCGCACGAGACAAGTGGCTG AAACCTGGAGGGCTAATGTTTCCAGACCGAGCTGCTTTGTACGTGGTAGCAATTGAAGACAGACAGTACAAGGACTTCAAAATTCACT GGTGGGAGAATGTGTACGGCTTTGACATGACCTGTATTAGGGATGTTGCCATGAAGGAGCCCTTGGTGGACATAGTAGATCCAAAGCAAGTGGTGACCAACGCCTGCTTAATAAAG GAAGTAGATATTTATACAGTGAAGACTGAAGAATTGGAATTTACTTCTGCATTCTGCCTCCAAATTCAACGCAATGATTATATTCATGCCTTGGTCACCTATTTTAATATTGAATTTACAAAGTGCCACAAGAAGATGGGATTTTCTACAG CACCTGATGCTCCTTATACTCACTGGAAGCAAACTGTCTTCTACTTGGAGGACTATTTAACTGTGAGACGAGGAGAAGAAATCTATGGGACTATATCCATGAAACCAAATGCAAAAAATGTG CGTGACCTGGATTTCACAGTAGACTTGGATTTTAAAGGACAGCTATGTGAAATGTCAGTATCTAATGACTACAAAATGCGTTAG
- the PRMT8 gene encoding protein arginine N-methyltransferase 8 isoform X1: MGMKHSSRCLLLRRKMAENAADSTEVCTIPSQPPQPTVVPKPVQSVIHVPLQPSCPGRGKMAKLINPEEMTSRDYYFDSYAHFGIHEEMLKDEVRTLTYRNSMYHNKHVFKDKIVLDVGSGTGILSMFAAKAGAKKVYGIECSSISDYSEKIIKANHLDNIITIFKGKVEEVELPVDQVDIIISEWMGYCLFYESMLNTVIFARDKWLKPGGLMFPDRAALYVVAIEDRQYKDFKIHWWENVYGFDMTCIRDVAMKEPLVDIVDPKQVVTNACLIKEVDIYTVKTEELEFTSAFCLQIQRNDYIHALVTYFNIEFTKCHKKMGFSTAPDAPYTHWKQTVFYLEDYLTVRRGEEIYGTISMKPNAKNVRDLDFTVDLDFKGQLCEMSVSNDYKMR, from the exons GTTTGCACCATTCCATCCCAGCCTCCTCAGCCTACTGTTGTTCCAAAGCCTGTTCAGTCTGTCATCCATGTTCCATTGCAACCAAGCTGCCCGGGCCGAGGCAAGATGGCAAAGCTCATCAATCCAGAAGAGATGACATCCAGGGATTATTACTTTGATTCCTATGCTCACTTTGGAATTCATGAG GAAATGTTAAAAGATGAAGTGCGCACATTAACTTATAGAAACTCAATGTATCACaataaacatgtttttaaagatAAGATTGTCCTCGATGTTGGAAGTGGCACGGGAATCCTCTCCATGTTTGCTGCAAAGGCAGGAGCCAAGAAGGTATATGGG atTGAATGCTCAAGTATATCCGACTACTCAGAAAAAATTATCAAGGCCAACCACTTGGACAACA TAATCACAATATTTAAAGGTAAAGTGGAAGAAGTTGAATTACCCGTGGATCAAGTAGACATCATAATCAGCGAGTGGATGGGTTACTGTCTGTTCTATGAGTCAATGTTAAACACAGTCATCTTCGCACGAGACAAGTGGCTG AAACCTGGAGGGCTAATGTTTCCAGACCGAGCTGCTTTGTACGTGGTAGCAATTGAAGACAGACAGTACAAGGACTTCAAAATTCACT GGTGGGAGAATGTGTACGGCTTTGACATGACCTGTATTAGGGATGTTGCCATGAAGGAGCCCTTGGTGGACATAGTAGATCCAAAGCAAGTGGTGACCAACGCCTGCTTAATAAAG GAAGTAGATATTTATACAGTGAAGACTGAAGAATTGGAATTTACTTCTGCATTCTGCCTCCAAATTCAACGCAATGATTATATTCATGCCTTGGTCACCTATTTTAATATTGAATTTACAAAGTGCCACAAGAAGATGGGATTTTCTACAG CACCTGATGCTCCTTATACTCACTGGAAGCAAACTGTCTTCTACTTGGAGGACTATTTAACTGTGAGACGAGGAGAAGAAATCTATGGGACTATATCCATGAAACCAAATGCAAAAAATGTG CGTGACCTGGATTTCACAGTAGACTTGGATTTTAAAGGACAGCTATGTGAAATGTCAGTATCTAATGACTACAAAATGCGTTAG